In Mycetocola spongiae, the genomic stretch GCCTGGGAGTCCACCCGATCAATATGGAAGCTATCGCCGCGCACATTGGACTCCAGCGTGACCGAGCACGCGGGATGGTCCGCCGCCTTATCCACCCGGATCTTGGCCGCGGTGGCCCCCTGCAGGTTTACGTCGGTCCAGTAGACATCTGCCCCGCGCGATCCGATGCCATAGGAGGGCCTGAGCCCCACCGAGCCGATCGTGGGAGGCCCCACCGCGACGGCACCGGCCGCCGCGGCGGGCCCGGCATGGGTTTTATTTCGGGCCACCACGCTCAGCGTATATTTTTGGGCCGCCACCACTCCCGCGGTGATTTCCAGGGTTCCCACCCCGGCGGCCGTGGATGTGCCGATGCTCACCCCGGGCCCGCTCACGCTCACGTCATAGCCGATCAGGGCGGAGCCGGGGGCCGAGCCCGAGCCCGCGGCCCACGTGGCGACCAGCGCGGGCTGGCCCGCGCGATTGGCGGGCGCGAGGGTCACCCCGGTTGGTGCCACGGGGGTGCCGTCGATCAGTATCGGGGCGCTGAGCACCCCTGCCTCGCCCGTGCCTAATGCATTGGTTGCGGCGGCGCGGAACTGATAGCTAGTCCCGTATTCGAGCCCACTCACCACGCAGAGATCGGGGTTCTCGCAGCTGGCGCCGGGACCGGTGCCGCCCGAACTCACGGTATAGCCCGTGATGGGCGAGAAGTTTTCAAAGGCGTGCGGGATCGCGAGGGTCACGCTGGCCTTTTCCAGGTCGGTGCTCACGATCCGCGGGGCCCCGGGCGGCTCGGGTACGTCCTGGATCTGCACGCTGATATAGCCGGTGGCCATGCGCTCGGGGGACTCGGTCAGGTCCAGCACGGTATAGGGAATCGTGATGGTTCCCGTGGCCGCGGCCTTGCTTATGCTCACCCGCACGGTGCTGCGATCGGCGCTGGTATCCACCGCGACACCCGCGGGTAGGCTGCTGCCGGCCCCCACCGAGCCCACCCGCAGGGGCTTTCCGGGGAAGGGGTTTGTGGCCTCGTCGTTTTCCAGCACGGCCACGCTCGCGGAGGTGCCGCGCTGAAGCGTGACGGTATCGGGGATGGGCGAGACCAGGGGCCGCGTGGAGTTCACGATCTGCACCCGCACCACCGCGGATTTCCCGGCCGTTGAGCCGTCAAAAACCGAGACGAGCACCGCGGCGGATGCCCCGCTATGGGCGCCATCCACGGCGCGCAGCGTGAGCCGCTGCCCGGAGATCACGGCGCTGGCCACGGAGGGATTATCGGTGCTGGCCTCATAGCGCAGCGCATCGGCGCGCTCGGGATAGAGGAAATCGGTGAGCTGGCGCAGTTCCACCACGCGCTCCGCTCCCGGTTCGAGGCTGATATTGGCCCCCGTGAGTATCGGCGGTTGCCGGTCCGAGGGCGTCACGGTGATCGGAAGGGTGAGCGTGCTGGTGCCGCCCTGATCTCCCTCGCTATCGGTCACGGTGAAGGTGATGGCGGCGGCCCCCCAGTATTCGGGCAGCGACCGGTAGAGCAGGGTGTCATCGCCCGCGGTGAGGGGCTCCCCGCCGGCATGGCTGGCCGATACGGGTGCCCCCTCCACCAGGCGCAGCGGACCACCCGTGGGGCTCAGCACATAATCGCGCAGTGCAATCCGCAGGCTCTCACCCGCCGCGATACTCAGCGCGGGAGCCCCGGGTTTCAGCTCGGGGCGGCTATCGGTGGTTCCGGGCACCCAGATCAGGGCCGTGCTGGAGACGGTCGGGGCGTCCCGGCGGAAAATCTCAAAGGGCACAATATGGGAGTGGGCGTCCACGCTCACGCTCACCCGGCCATCGGCTTCCCGTGTGGCTCCGGGATATCCGGGCACCAGCCGCAGGTCGAGGGCCGCGCGGCCTCCCTCGCTAAACCGCGCGAATCCCAGGGGGTCCACGGTCACGGAATCTCGGTGCGCAATATCGCGGCTGCCGAGGATAATATCGGCGGCCTCGGGGCGCGCCAGCGGCGCATCGGCGCTCACCCGGAGATATAACCAGGCGCTGCTGGTGGCGCCGCGGCTGCTGCGAATCGTATAGAGCAGGCCATAGGAGCCCGCCGTGGCGGGGGCGGTGACCTTCACGGAATCGGGGGTGAAGGATTCCCGGAGTCCCCCCGCGGAGGCCTCCACGGAGATCACGGCGAGCGCCGCGTTTTCCGGATCGGAATCGTTGTCGGTGACCGGGATATCCAGGGTCACGCCCGGCCGCACGGAGACCAGATCGTCCACGGCCACGGGCGGCGCCACGGTCTCGGCCGCGGGAATCACGCCGATCCGCACGAGCCCCGTGCCGCGGGCGCCCAGGGCATCCACGACGCTATATTCCACCTCGTCCGTGCCGCTGGAATACGGGGATGCCGTATATTCCAGATAATCGCGGCCGCCACTTCCCATCGAGCCCAGCCGCGGCTGGTTGGGGGCGCCCACCAGGGTTACGGTATCGCCATCGGGGTCGATCCCTGTCAGCAGCACCGGGATCTGCACGGTTTTTCCCGCGAGTACCCTGGCGGTCAGGGTGCGCGGCACGGGCGGGCGGTTATTGGCCGCATCCACCTCGCGTACAGTGAGCGTGACGGGGGCCTCGGCCCACTGCCCGTCGGTGCTGCTCACCCGATAGCGGGCAACATAGGTTCCCGGGGTGGCGGGGGCCAGATAGCGCAGTTTTTCTCCGGAAATAAATAGTGTTCCCTCCCCCTCGCCGAGCGGTGCACCCAGCTCGGGTTCGAGGCTCAGGGGCTTGCCATCGGGCTGGCTATCGTTTTTGAGGACGGGGATATCCACGACGGAGCCCACCCGAACCTCGGCGGAATCGGCCACCGCCACGGGCGGTTGCAGGCGGACCGGTTCCGGAATTTCCAGGATGGTGAGGGTCCCGGGCGCGGTATTCACGCCGTTGGATACGGTGAAACCCACGGTGATCGGGGTGCCGTGCAGCGAGTTGCGCAGCGTGACGCGGAGGATGCGCAGGTCCACGGTTTCCACCAGCACGCCGCTCTCGGGTGCGGGCTGATTCACCCCGGCGATGCTGAGTACTCCCCCGCCGGGATCATAGGCGGAGGCCAGCACGTCCACAACCGCAGTATTTTGCAGATAGAGGAAGGCTGTGACCGGGGCTGTCACCGGAATCGACGGGCCCTCGGGGGCCGCGGCCACCTCGAGCCTCACGATTCCCGTGGCGGTGAGCGACCCATCGGCCACCGCATATTCGAGCAGATAGCTGCCCGGGGAGCTGGCGGTGGCGGTGAAGGTTCCGGCGCCGTAATCGGGAGTGAGCCGCACCTCGGCCTCGCGGCCGGGGGCGGTGACGCCGGTGAGGGTGGCGGCCCCCGAGCCCCCGCGCACCACGGTAAGCGGCTCGATCAGGATTTCCTGGCGGGCAAAGCCCACGCGGGTGAAGGACTCCGCCACGAGCGGGATGGTGCCGGGTGCG encodes the following:
- a CDS encoding Ig-like domain-containing protein, which produces MNLRGLLSRHGRTLLGGVSVASVLALVATIGLLGRGFDHLKPLLDDGSAWVANSSQGMLGHANTELLRLDSAATGITGDLDVLQNETTVGIHNRSKNTLDVLDAAAATITESVPLPAGSPEVTLTTTHYIIWQRESGDVWTIPVADIRDFSALSAPTLNLGTHITLAADDAGNFAGFSSTSGDLVVGSLRDDAKPLTTRVPVAAEDGEVQLSLLGGTPVLYQAENADLLIGDRHLDLGPHLERPESARLLRPSASGGAVLIAHSAGALSIAPGSSTITTLAAPEGSGGAASAPVRVGSCEYLAWSAGLAQRRCTDRDTRELTLASPDDSRTAEFAVRGATVVLSAPGSGRSWAVQRGGELIDNWADFIPDDTPTETVENDRDEPPELTAQQLPPVAVDDAFGARPDRGNVLPVLLNDSDPNGDALIVSAVTEMAPETGTLSIIADGQKIQFLPGAAPPPELTFGYTIDDGYGNTDSATVTVTMRSPEENSAPVQARPTRTSVELGGTVRTDTLEDWVDPDSDPIFLAGASVAAPDTVTYAAAGTLGFTEAGGAGELRIISIEVSDGSLGGAGSVTVTTGAPGTIPLVAESFTRVGFARQEILIEPLTVVRGGSGAATLTGVTAPGREAEVRLTPDYGAGTFTATASSPGSYLLEYAVADGSLTATGIVRLEVAAAPEGPSIPVTAPVTAFLYLQNTAVVDVLASAYDPGGGVLSIAGVNQPAPESGVLVETVDLRILRVTLRNSLHGTPITVGFTVSNGVNTAPGTLTILEIPEPVRLQPPVAVADSAEVRVGSVVDIPVLKNDSQPDGKPLSLEPELGAPLGEGEGTLFISGEKLRYLAPATPGTYVARYRVSSTDGQWAEAPVTLTVREVDAANNRPPVPRTLTARVLAGKTVQIPVLLTGIDPDGDTVTLVGAPNQPRLGSMGSGGRDYLEYTASPYSSGTDEVEYSVVDALGARGTGLVRIGVIPAAETVAPPVAVDDLVSVRPGVTLDIPVTDNDSDPENAALAVISVEASAGGLRESFTPDSVKVTAPATAGSYGLLYTIRSSRGATSSAWLYLRVSADAPLARPEAADIILGSRDIAHRDSVTVDPLGFARFSEGGRAALDLRLVPGYPGATREADGRVSVSVDAHSHIVPFEIFRRDAPTVSSTALIWVPGTTDSRPELKPGAPALSIAAGESLRIALRDYVLSPTGGPLRLVEGAPVSASHAGGEPLTAGDDTLLYRSLPEYWGAAAITFTVTDSEGDQGGTSTLTLPITVTPSDRQPPILTGANISLEPGAERVVELRQLTDFLYPERADALRYEASTDNPSVASAVISGQRLTLRAVDGAHSGASAAVLVSVFDGSTAGKSAVVRVQIVNSTRPLVSPIPDTVTLQRGTSASVAVLENDEATNPFPGKPLRVGSVGAGSSLPAGVAVDTSADRSTVRVSISKAAATGTITIPYTVLDLTESPERMATGYISVQIQDVPEPPGAPRIVSTDLEKASVTLAIPHAFENFSPITGYTVSSGGTGPGASCENPDLCVVSGLEYGTSYQFRAAATNALGTGEAGVLSAPILIDGTPVAPTGVTLAPANRAGQPALVATWAAGSGSAPGSALIGYDVSVSGPGVSIGTSTAAGVGTLEITAGVVAAQKYTLSVVARNKTHAGPAAAAGAVAVGPPTIGSVGLRPSYGIGSRGADVYWTDVNLQGATAAKIRVDKAADHPACSVTLESNVRGDSFHIDRVDSQASYVVSVSNGLFCTQKTSNSMPEPPQMGGNTVALTQTGADGDQRYAIRGQSADRGDIFQIAIGAPGSAAPGVGSAAWVTYAGPVPARADQFGVAQQIFVRACETPQGSSCSVPVAAGAPVTAFRTRAQVLGCPAPGGVLSLRGPANNGVEARIEAMYYQKHGAISTPITGVWVAATEPVPAFPAGAEKMQVRLRTVLGGQTYEAPETLNTDCAGTPPAP